DNA sequence from the Thalassotalea sp. 273M-4 genome:
ATCAATGGAGTGATATTGGGCATTTGATGACTTGGATTGCTCGAATCTAACTCACCTTTGGCTATTTCTATCGCTCGAATAATACGTTCGCGCTCAAGTAAGTCGGTTGTATTGTGCTGATTGGGTTTTAAGGACAATAAAATATCGGCAAGTTGCGGCTGGGTTTTATCTTCGAGCTCGGCTCTAAGTTTTGGGTTTGTGGGCACTTCAACCAGTCGGTAATCTTTTAAAACTGCATCGACGTAAAGGGCAGAGCCTCCGGCTAAGATTGGAAATTTATTACGCTCGGTAATGTCTTCGAAAGCCTTAATAAAATCGCCCTGAAAATCAAAAATATTATATTCGTAACCAGGTTCTACAATATCGATAAGGTGATAAGGAATCGTTCCATATTCTTCTAAGTCTTTACCACTGCCGATATCTAGACCTTTATATACTTGTCTTGAATCGGCTGAAATCACTTCTCCATTGAGTTGTTTTGCTAAGTCAACTGCCAGTCGTGTCTTACCTGATGCTGTAGCACCTAAAATGGCTAATAGGTTAAATTGAGACATATTCTTTCGCTTTTACTAAGGACAGCTTTAAATTATATCAAAGCAAAGTCATTAAAGCAGTGTAAGCAAGTTGTCAGGATGATTATTTTTCTACTATTGTGATAGCATATGAGTATGTTTTTATAGGCTAAAGCTTAGAACAATGGTGCTGGTTATTTGTTCAATTCAATGGTAAGTTGGTCATAACCATTTTTTATCCAGTATGTATTGCGACCGTTATGTTATGGAAGAAATCTCCTTAAAATTAGATAAAATGGATCATGAGTAAAAGAAAGTTTATTAAACCCAAAGGCTTCACCAAAGGCCATGTGGCAAAAGCTAATAATTCACATTTAGGGTTAAGTCATTGGTTGTTCCATACTGCACTGAAGTTATCCATTATTTTTGTGGTCACTTTTGCTCTTTATAGTATTTATCTAGATGGTAAAGTAAGGCGCACATTTGAAGGTCAACGCTGGGAAATACCGGCGCAAATATACAGTAAGGTTAGAGTGTTAACACCTAACCAAGCGATCAAATACCCCCGCATCGAATATGAGCTAGAACAAGTTGGCTACCAGCGTGTAAAGCGAGTCGAACAACCCGGTGAATTTAGTCGAAATAACAACAGATTAACTGTTTATCGTCGTCCCTTTGATTTTGGTTATGGCCTAGAGCCTGCGACTAAATTGTTGATTGAACAACGTGGTGGTGATGTATACCGCTTATGGCAAGATGATGAAGAAGTCTCAAGTGTTAAACTTGAACCTTTATTAATCGACCGTATTTTGTCGCCACAAGGTGAAGATAGGGTTTATGTTTCCCTTGAAATGCTACCAGATCGGTTAATTGACACTTTGCTACTGGTAGAGGATAAAGATTTTTACAATCATCATGGGGTGTCGCCAACTGGCATATTACGGGCATTCTGGCATAACTTACTTGCCGGTAAAAGAGTGCAAGGTGGCAGTACTTTAACCCAACAACTTGCCAAAAATATGTACCTCAATAGCGAAAAAACGATCTGGCGCAAGGTTAATGAAGCCTTGATGTCCATTATCATGGAAATTCGCTACTCCAAGGATCAACTATTAGAAGCCTATATTAATCAAGTCTATTTAGGCCAACACTTTGCCAATGGTATTTACGGTTTTGGCTTAGGCTCACAATTTTATTTTGGCAAATCCATAAGCCAATTAAATGCAGCAGAAGTGGCCTTGTTGGTGGCACAAGTTAAAGGCCCGTCTTATTACGATCCATGGCGTAATCAAGAACGTGCAGTGCAACGACGTGATTTGGTATTACGGTTGATGTATCAAGATGAAATTATTTCTCAAGCAGAATATGAACTCGCACTAAGCACCCCTTTGTCGATTCGAACATCGCGTCGTATGGACAAACATTCTTTCCCCGCTTATATGCAACTTGTTCGTCGAGAATTGCATAAAATCGGTGCCAGTAAAGTATTACAATCTGGTATTAAGGTCTTTACCGCATTTGATTTACACAAACAGCTTGATGCAGAACAATCGGTAAAAGAGCGTTTATCAACACTTGAAAAGAACCGCACAGACGTTGACGACTTAGAAGTCGCGATGGTGATAAGCGAAGTGAGAACAGGGGCGATTAATGCCGTTATCGGAGGTCGAGAGGTAAAATATTCTGGTTTTAACCGTGCTTTAGATGCCAAAAGGCCGATTGGTTCACTAATTAAACCCGTGGTTTATCTGACGGCGTTAGAGCGGTATGAGCAGTACAATTTGGCGACCCCGTTAGTCGATAAACCTATTACATTACAGAACAATAATGGTAAAACCTGGAAGCCCAAAAATTATGATGGCAAATACCGAGATAGCGTGCCTCTGATTGAGGGCTTAGTCAAATCATTAAATGTGCCAACAGTCAATTTAGGCATGGAGCTAGGTACGCAAAAGGTTGCGCAAACGCTTCAAGCACTCGGTTATTCTGGTGAGGTTGAATTACTGCCGAGTATGTTACTCGGTACCACCAATATGTCGGCTTTTGAAGTCAACCAATGGTTTAATACCATTGCTAATGCCGGCGTATATCATGCCCCATCAGCCATTCAATTGGTGTCTTCGGCCGATGGCGATATTTTATGGCAACGCTATAAAGCGGTTGATGGAAGGTTATCTTCCCAAGGCGCTTTCTTAATTGAGTACGCCTTAAGGCAAGTGACCAAAACTGGCACCGCTCAGTCTTTATCATGGCAGTTTCCTGATTTGATTTTGGCCGGAAAAACAGGCACCAGTAATGATCTTAGGGACTCTTGGTTCGTTGGTTATGATCTCGATACCGTGGTAACTACATGGATCGGTCGTGATGACAATAAGCCTATGGGGTTAACGGGGAGCAGCGGGGCACTGTCACTTTATAGTAACTTTTTACAGAAATATGGTGGTTTCAATCGTTCTGATTATGTTCCAGAAGGGATTGAATACACCACCTTTGAATTAACCACGGGAAATGCGGTTCAGGATAATTGTGCTGATGTAGCTAAGTATCCGGCAATTTCTGACGGTATATCCTATGCCAGTGACTGTTTGTTGATCGAAACCGAAGCACCATCATGGTTAGAACAGCTATTTGGTATGGGGAGTGACTAATACCAAGGCATTACCTTCTCGCGAACTGAGCCAAAGTCCAAGAGCATGGTAATAGATATAACAAAGGGAGCGAAAGCTCCCTTTTTAATGGCAAAAAACGGCGGTTATTGCGAGATATTACATTTTAGCAAAACAACGTTCTGCTGCTAAAATGGTGGCATCAATATCGGCATCAGTATGCGCGGCTGATAAAAACCCTGCTTCAAATGCTGAAGGCGCTAAATATACCCCTTGCTCTAACATTAAGTGGAAGAAGGTATTAAAGCGTTCTGTGTCACACGCCATCACTTGTTCAAATGTTGTAACGTTTTCTTGCTCAGTAAAGAAGAAACCAAACATTCCACCAACATAGTTAATGCTTAGTGGGATATTATATTTATTGGCCGCAGCTTTTAATCCTTTTGCCAGTTTTTCTGTATTGATGGTTAACTGGCTATGGATATCTTTTTCGCTTAACTGGCTTAAAGCTGCAAATCCGGCAGCCATGGCAATCGGGTTACCAGACAGAGTACCGGCTTGATACACAGGTCCAACCGGAGCGATATAATCCATAATTTCTGCTTTACCACCAAAGGCACCAACAGGCATACCGCCACCAATCACTTTACCTAGGGTCGTCAAGTCCGGTTCAATATTGTAATGGGCTTGAGCACCACCTAGCGCGACTCGAAAACCGGTCATAACTTCATCAAAGATTAATACCGACTGATACTGGTCACAAATGCTTCGTAAACCTTCTAAGAACCCTTCAACTGGTGGCACGCAGTTCATGTTGCCGGCAACCGGTTCAACGATGATACATGCAATATCATCACCATATTGGGCAAATATTTGTTTAACAGACTCAATATCATTGTAGGTAACGGTTAAAGTATGTTTGGCAAAGTCGGCAGGAATTCCAGGGGAATTAGGCACGCCTAGGGTGAGAGCACCAGAGCCTGCTTTTACTAACAAAGAGTCGGCGTGACCGTGGTAACAGCCTTCAAATTTTAAGATTTTGTCACGGCCAGTGTAACCTCGCGCTAATCGAATCGCGCTCATTGTCGCTTCGGTGCCTGAACTTACCATGCGCAATTTCTGCATACTAGGCACCAACTCACGTACCTTTTCAGCCATGGTGATTTCTAACTCGGTAGGAGCACCAAAACTTAAACCATTTTGCGCTGTTTTAATCACCGCATCTAAAATGACCGGATCATTATGACCTAGGATCATCGGACCCCAAGAGCCGACATAATCGATGTATTTATTTTGGTCGGCATCAAAAATATACGCCCCCTGCGCTCGCTCAATAAAGCGAGGCGTTCCGCCGACGCCTTTAAATGCGCGGACCGGCGAGTTAACACCGCCAGGAATGGTCTGTTGTGCTTGTTGAAAAAGTTGTTGAGAATGTGACATATATTTACCTAAAAGTGTTCTGGGTTATTTGTTGGTGTACCAAGTGACCGGTTTTTCATATTGTGTGAGTTTTTCATCAACCCCTAAGGTTAAGGCAAATAATGCCATTCTCACCAGTACCCCATTTTGTGCTTGACGGAAAATTGCCAGATTGTGATTATCGTTTAAATCATTATCTAACTCATTCGCTTCAGGGCGTGAATCTCTAGGCAGTGGGTGCATGATCACAGTATGATCCTTACAGTATTGCTCGTAGATTTTCTTATTTAAACTAAAGTGACCACGATACAGATCAGCTTCTTGCTGACTTTCAAAGCGTTCTTGCTGAATACGGGTTTGATAAACCACGTCGCTTTGTAAGCTGTCTGCCATGGACTCGGTAATGGTAACCTTATGACCTGCGTTGGTCAGTAAGTTAACAATGTTTGTTGGCATCTGTAATGCTTTTGGCGCCAGCAGTGTGACATGTAAATTCTTGTATAAACACAGTAAACGAGATAACGAGTGAACAGTGCGACCATGTTTTAAATCACCCATTAGGACAATGTTTAAACCATCGATCCCTTTATTAAATCGACGCATTTCTGCATCAATCGTAAATAAATCCAACAAAGCCTGAGTTGGGTGTTCATTGGCACCGTCACCCCCATTAATCACCGGTACGGTACTGCCTTTGGCAAATTCAGCAACCGAATGCATATCTGGGTGGCGCATAGCAATTACGTCACTGTAACCACTAATTACTTTAGCGGTGTCGAACAACGATTCCCCTTTTGATAGGGAAGAACCCTCTACCCCAACCGTTTCGTGGACAAAACCACCGAGTAGTTGAAACGCCGTACCAAAAGAGATCCGAGTGCGGGTACTGGGTTCAAAAAACAGGTTATTTAAAATGGCACCTTCTAATACATGGCAACGTTTTTGTCTGGCGGCATAAGGGATCATTGCTTTGGCAACATCTAAGATCCGAGAAACAGAATCTCTGTCAAATTGAGATATCGACAGAATATGACTGCCTTGAAAATTCATCATGGTTGATACCCACTTGTTATATCGTTATTAGCGCAGTTGGTGAGCCAATGCTAACGCGGTTATAAAGGTTATTTTAATTGCTGCGAACTTTAGCATATTCTCTGGCGTTATTGAACGTTGTTTTCGCAAGGCGAAGGCGCAAAATTCACCCGAGTTAAATCTTTATAAACCGGGTTTTACGACCGCCAAAATAATGGTGCCAAACAAGATAAATACCGGCATTTCATTGAGCACTCGATAAAATTTACCTGAGCGAGTATTTTGATCATTAGCGAAGGTTTTAAGTAACTTAAAACAGTAACCATGATAAATAAATAATATGGCCACCAATAAAAGTTTTGCATGAAGCCAATGCGATGCAACAAACCAAGCGCCGCCCAGCTGGTAAATAAGTGCTAAACCAAAGGCTAAAGTTAATAAGGCAAATGGGCTGATAAAATAGAGTAATCTGCGTTCCATCACTTTCAGTTGCGCTTGTACATCGACATTGTCGGTTTCAGCATGATAGACAAACAGTCTGGGCAGGTAGAAAATACCGGCAAACCAGGCCACCATAAACGCAATATGAAGGGCTTTTAACCATAAGATTGTGGTCATTATTTATATCCTTTGGTAAGTTGTTGACGAATTTTTTGAAATGGTAAAATACCAATCACTTGTTGTTGATTACTGTCTTCGGTGTCGTAAATGTAAACAGCCCCAAGGCGTTTGTCAGAGAGTATATTAAAGGCTTCGGATAAAGTTTCTTGCGAACTTAATCCTTGCATTTTAAATTGCATCAATCCAGGCTCATTCTCCGCCCTTAGCTGGGCATTAAAGTCGATTTCCCACAACGACAAATCCCCGTTGCTATGGCAGGAAATAATATGATTATCCATGTGGTGTCGGTCGAAAAAGGTGCTAATTTCTTGGTCATCATCACTGTGGATGATTTTAATGTTAGTGTCCATCGACCCGAGTACCCCGTACTTTTGGAGGGAACTTTCTACATGCGACAATTTATAAGGTAACTCTTGATAACGCAGTTGTTGAAGAAAAATCGAACGATTTTTTAAAAATTGGCTAGAGGTTAAAAAAGCCGTGGTAATGACGACCATCGCCGGTAAGGCAAGCTCTAATTGGTTTGACAATTCAATGACCGTTAACAAGGCTGCGAGTGGGGCGTTTAAAGTGGCCGCCAGCATCCCAGACATACCTAAAAGAGCATAGTCCCCCATAAAGTGAATATCTTGATAAATAAATCCAACAAAATACCCCATAATAGCACCGGCTATGGCCCCTATGGTCAACGTTGGACCAATAACACCACCAGGAATTCCCAAACCTAAAACCAAGGCGGTGGCGAAGAATTTGGCGACCAGTAAACTAAAAATAAGGCTAATGTGAGGATTTTGATTTACCAAAAGGCCAACCCCTGTTAAGCCTGCCCCCATACTTTGCGGAACCAAATACCCGATTAAGCCCATCACTAAGGCTGCTAAAATCAGGCGTTTGTACATATGGTGATGACGCGATGCTTTGATTGTGGCCATCAAACATTGATTAAACATGGTCCCCAAAAAACCAAGTGCAATACCGAATAAAATTAACAGAGGGTAATGCCAAAAATCGATCGCAATATAAGGAAAAAAATCGACGTCATGATATGAGCCAAAAACCGCATTGGTCATTATTGAACCAATAATAGAAGCCAGAATAACGGGGACAAAGATATGCATTTTGTATTCGCGCAATATGACTTCCATAACAAACATTACCGCGGCTAATGGGGTGTTGAAACTGGCAGAAATACCGGCGGCCACACCACAGGCACACATGGTTTTAATCGCATTTTTAGGTAACTTTAAACGGGCGCCTAGAAAACTACTGCTGGCAGCCCCTATATGCACGGCCGGTCCTTCTCTACCGACCGAAAAGCCACCGGCTAGGGCAAAGATACTGCCAAAAAATTGGGTGATGGTATTTCGCATCGGAATATGGCCATAAGCAACCTTTAACCTGTGGATTACAAAGGGAATACCCATTCGGTAATACTTAAATTTAATGGCCCAAGCGAGCAGTAATATTAAACTAACTGCAACAATAGGGGTTATTAAACGTTCAATTTCTGATAGAGTAGTGAAATCGTCTATATTATCCAAATAGAGTAATTGGATAGATTCGATGCTTAATCTGAAAATGATGATAAATAATGAGGCTAGCGCACCACCAATGATCCCAAGCAGGCACAACTGCCAAGAGGGCACAGGTTTTGCAAGTTTTTTCCTTAGCGAAGCCAGAGACATTAGCGTTCCTTGTTAGAGTTCATTATCTTTTTGTATCTCGTATGTGAGCGTTACAGATTTTAACATAGATAGTATTAGATAAAACGTTAATAATGAATTGGTTAAAAAAATTATCACTGGCGAAATTGCATCAAAAATTTGGTGCATTCAAAATATTACTAACCAGTTTTACCCTGTTACTTTTGGTAGGCCTAGGCGCTTACAAACTCGGTAATTATTTTCATAAGCATCAGACTGAGTTAATCGAACAACAAACGGCTCGTCTGGATAAGTTATACCAACAAAATGAAAGCGCTCTATCTCGAATCAATACCCTGACGGTCGAATTAGAAATCGAAAAACTGGCAAATCAAAAAGCACAAGAAAGCTTGCGCAAACTTGAAGAACAGCATTTTGAGTTAAAAAAACAGTTAGCTTTCTACGAAAAAATAATGGCACCTGAAAAACAACTTAACGGCATTATTATTGACGAAGTTAATATTATTCCCAGCGTCAGTGAAAATCATTATCGAATACGTGTTGTTTTGGTCCAACAAGAAAAGACCAAAAGCAATGTCAAAGGGCACGTTGAAGTAAGTTTTGTTGGCAGCCTTGATAACCGCCCTGCGACGATCAAATTAGAAAATGTATCACCAGTAACCAAAGACGAACTTTCTTTTAGTTTTCAATATTTTCAAGTCTTTGAAACCGAATTCAGTCTTGCACAAAACTTCATACCAGAGCAAGTCAGCGTTTCTGCAGTTATGCCCAAAGGGCGTTGGCAAAAGTATCAGCGTCTGGATCAGGTGTACCCTTGGTCAGAGGTTGTAGAGTAAACAATTTAATCAAATACTTGATTAAATAGCTCAGGTTTAAGATAATTTGCACAATCTTGCGTAGTAATTAGAGTAGTTATGTCAAACAGCGAAATGCCAATTCAATTCAGTGATGCTGCCGCCGCCAAAGTTAAGGTGTTGATTACTGAAGAAGAGAATCCAGATTTAAAGCTTAGGGTTTATGTTACTGGTGGTGGATGTTCAGGCTTTCAGTACGGTTTCACTTTTGATGAAAAGGTGAATGAAGGCGATATGACCATCGAAAAACAAGGGGTAACCATGGTTGTTGACCCAATGAGTTTACAATATTTGGTTGGTGGTGTGGTAGATTACATCGAAGGGCTTGAAGGAAGTCGCTTTTTAGTAAATAACCCCAACGCTCAAACAACCTGTGGTTGTGGCTCATCGTTCTCGATTTAAGGGTTAAAGCCAAGCAAAACAACAAAGCACCAATATTGTAATTGGTGCTTTTTTTTGCCAAAAAAATCAGTAACTGGCGTATTGCATGCCAAAGTCATAAGCCATTAAGGCAAGTACTCCCCATAACAACAGCGCAAGCCAAGAGGACTTAAACTTAAGCGGCTTGTTGGCATTCACCGCAGTGTCTTTTTTTACCCCACTGATGATCGCCCAAATAACGTTATCACCCTTGATCAGATGAAGGACCCCCGCGCTCATGTGAAGGCCAATTAAAAACAGTAAAACATTAAAGTTTGCATGGTGTAATGAATCCATTTGAGCAACCAACGACTCACTAAAAAATGGATATAAAGGGCCTTCAGAAAAAACGTCATCACTGGCAAATAAACCCGTAACCAACTGCAGCCCCAAACTGAGTAAAAGCGCCAATACCATGTAACCACCGATAGGGTTGTGCCCTAAGTGATTGGGTCTTTGTTCTCGCTTGAGCAAATGTTTGCATACCGATATTGGCGATTTGATAAATTGACTAAAGCGTGAGCTCTCACTGCCCACAAACCCCCACACTAGGCGCGTAAGCCAAAGCCCAAATAAGATAAATGCACAGCTAAAATGAAGATCAAATAGGGCTTCTTCAGCGCTATACCAAAGCACAGCTATTAGCACCAATTGTGCCATATGATAGATTCGGGTGAAGTTATCCCAAACTCGAATTTTCATCTAAAGTATCTCGGTTGTTGCAGGAAATGACACATAGTCGTTAAACAAATAACGACCATGTGGTTTTATCGTGCAGGGGATTAAACGTCGTCACAGTCCATTTTAAATGCTTTGTGACCTTTTTTAGCGCTTTTACCAATAACCGCAAGGGCTATTTTTTGTGCTTCAATAGAATCCGCTTTAGTCAGTTCAACCACCGCTTTTGTGAGCAATTCCATGCCCTTTTTGTAGTCGTTAAATTGCTCTGTTTGTTGCGCATTTAGTTCCTTGCTATCTGAGATTTTTAAAGGGACATAAGCATCGGCTTTCTGAACAGACACTAACAGCTTTTCTGCCAGTGCGGTTACTTTATCTTGTTCTTTGGCTTTGGTCGCGGCTTTTATGGCTTTCATATCATCTTTCATGATGTCCATAATTTCAGCCAATTCGGTTTTACCACATTGCGGATGAGCGGCAAAAGCCGACGAGACGCTCATGAGGGTTAAAAGTGTACCCAGAAGAAGTTTTTTCATTATTATTCTCTCAATTATTATTAGATATCAATCACCTTCATTTTAAATTTATCTAAACCTGTTGCAA
Encoded proteins:
- a CDS encoding aspartate carbamoyltransferase produces the protein MMNFQGSHILSISQFDRDSVSRILDVAKAMIPYAARQKRCHVLEGAILNNLFFEPSTRTRISFGTAFQLLGGFVHETVGVEGSSLSKGESLFDTAKVISGYSDVIAMRHPDMHSVAEFAKGSTVPVINGGDGANEHPTQALLDLFTIDAEMRRFNKGIDGLNIVLMGDLKHGRTVHSLSRLLCLYKNLHVTLLAPKALQMPTNIVNLLTNAGHKVTITESMADSLQSDVVYQTRIQQERFESQQEADLYRGHFSLNKKIYEQYCKDHTVIMHPLPRDSRPEANELDNDLNDNHNLAIFRQAQNGVLVRMALFALTLGVDEKLTQYEKPVTWYTNK
- the erpA gene encoding iron-sulfur cluster insertion protein ErpA is translated as MSNSEMPIQFSDAAAAKVKVLITEEENPDLKLRVYVTGGGCSGFQYGFTFDEKVNEGDMTIEKQGVTMVVDPMSLQYLVGGVVDYIEGLEGSRFLVNNPNAQTTCGCGSSFSI
- the hemJ gene encoding protoporphyrinogen oxidase HemJ, with protein sequence MTTILWLKALHIAFMVAWFAGIFYLPRLFVYHAETDNVDVQAQLKVMERRLLYFISPFALLTLAFGLALIYQLGGAWFVASHWLHAKLLLVAILFIYHGYCFKLLKTFANDQNTRSGKFYRVLNEMPVFILFGTIILAVVKPGL
- the mrcB gene encoding penicillin-binding protein 1B is translated as MSKRKFIKPKGFTKGHVAKANNSHLGLSHWLFHTALKLSIIFVVTFALYSIYLDGKVRRTFEGQRWEIPAQIYSKVRVLTPNQAIKYPRIEYELEQVGYQRVKRVEQPGEFSRNNNRLTVYRRPFDFGYGLEPATKLLIEQRGGDVYRLWQDDEEVSSVKLEPLLIDRILSPQGEDRVYVSLEMLPDRLIDTLLLVEDKDFYNHHGVSPTGILRAFWHNLLAGKRVQGGSTLTQQLAKNMYLNSEKTIWRKVNEALMSIIMEIRYSKDQLLEAYINQVYLGQHFANGIYGFGLGSQFYFGKSISQLNAAEVALLVAQVKGPSYYDPWRNQERAVQRRDLVLRLMYQDEIISQAEYELALSTPLSIRTSRRMDKHSFPAYMQLVRRELHKIGASKVLQSGIKVFTAFDLHKQLDAEQSVKERLSTLEKNRTDVDDLEVAMVISEVRTGAINAVIGGREVKYSGFNRALDAKRPIGSLIKPVVYLTALERYEQYNLATPLVDKPITLQNNNGKTWKPKNYDGKYRDSVPLIEGLVKSLNVPTVNLGMELGTQKVAQTLQALGYSGEVELLPSMLLGTTNMSAFEVNQWFNTIANAGVYHAPSAIQLVSSADGDILWQRYKAVDGRLSSQGAFLIEYALRQVTKTGTAQSLSWQFPDLILAGKTGTSNDLRDSWFVGYDLDTVVTTWIGRDDNKPMGLTGSSGALSLYSNFLQKYGGFNRSDYVPEGIEYTTFELTTGNAVQDNCADVAKYPAISDGISYASDCLLIETEAPSWLEQLFGMGSD
- the miaA gene encoding tRNA (adenosine(37)-N6)-dimethylallyltransferase MiaA, with amino-acid sequence MSQFNLLAILGATASGKTRLAVDLAKQLNGEVISADSRQVYKGLDIGSGKDLEEYGTIPYHLIDIVEPGYEYNIFDFQGDFIKAFEDITERNKFPILAGGSALYVDAVLKDYRLVEVPTNPKLRAELEDKTQPQLADILLSLKPNQHNTTDLLERERIIRAIEIAKGELDSSNPSHQMPNITPLIMAIKWSREQSRERITYRLKQRFEQGLIDEVETLHKQGVSWDTLYFYGLEYRFIGQYLQGLINKNDCFQKLNSAIHQFAKKQDTWLRRLERQGQQVHWLDGQQPLLAQAMQVIANQNSSTT
- a CDS encoding cytochrome b/b6 domain-containing protein; the protein is MKIRVWDNFTRIYHMAQLVLIAVLWYSAEEALFDLHFSCAFILFGLWLTRLVWGFVGSESSRFSQFIKSPISVCKHLLKREQRPNHLGHNPIGGYMVLALLLSLGLQLVTGLFASDDVFSEGPLYPFFSESLVAQMDSLHHANFNVLLFLIGLHMSAGVLHLIKGDNVIWAIISGVKKDTAVNANKPLKFKSSWLALLLWGVLALMAYDFGMQYASY
- a CDS encoding DUF6776 family protein, which translates into the protein MNWLKKLSLAKLHQKFGAFKILLTSFTLLLLVGLGAYKLGNYFHKHQTELIEQQTARLDKLYQQNESALSRINTLTVELEIEKLANQKAQESLRKLEEQHFELKKQLAFYEKIMAPEKQLNGIIIDEVNIIPSVSENHYRIRVVLVQQEKTKSNVKGHVEVSFVGSLDNRPATIKLENVSPVTKDELSFSFQYFQVFETEFSLAQNFIPEQVSVSAVMPKGRWQKYQRLDQVYPWSEVVE
- the hemL gene encoding glutamate-1-semialdehyde 2,1-aminomutase; translated protein: MSHSQQLFQQAQQTIPGGVNSPVRAFKGVGGTPRFIERAQGAYIFDADQNKYIDYVGSWGPMILGHNDPVILDAVIKTAQNGLSFGAPTELEITMAEKVRELVPSMQKLRMVSSGTEATMSAIRLARGYTGRDKILKFEGCYHGHADSLLVKAGSGALTLGVPNSPGIPADFAKHTLTVTYNDIESVKQIFAQYGDDIACIIVEPVAGNMNCVPPVEGFLEGLRSICDQYQSVLIFDEVMTGFRVALGGAQAHYNIEPDLTTLGKVIGGGMPVGAFGGKAEIMDYIAPVGPVYQAGTLSGNPIAMAAGFAALSQLSEKDIHSQLTINTEKLAKGLKAAANKYNIPLSINYVGGMFGFFFTEQENVTTFEQVMACDTERFNTFFHLMLEQGVYLAPSAFEAGFLSAAHTDADIDATILAAERCFAKM
- a CDS encoding chloride channel protein is translated as MSLASLRKKLAKPVPSWQLCLLGIIGGALASLFIIIFRLSIESIQLLYLDNIDDFTTLSEIERLITPIVAVSLILLLAWAIKFKYYRMGIPFVIHRLKVAYGHIPMRNTITQFFGSIFALAGGFSVGREGPAVHIGAASSSFLGARLKLPKNAIKTMCACGVAAGISASFNTPLAAVMFVMEVILREYKMHIFVPVILASIIGSIMTNAVFGSYHDVDFFPYIAIDFWHYPLLILFGIALGFLGTMFNQCLMATIKASRHHHMYKRLILAALVMGLIGYLVPQSMGAGLTGVGLLVNQNPHISLIFSLLVAKFFATALVLGLGIPGGVIGPTLTIGAIAGAIMGYFVGFIYQDIHFMGDYALLGMSGMLAATLNAPLAALLTVIELSNQLELALPAMVVITTAFLTSSQFLKNRSIFLQQLRYQELPYKLSHVESSLQKYGVLGSMDTNIKIIHSDDDQEISTFFDRHHMDNHIISCHSNGDLSLWEIDFNAQLRAENEPGLMQFKMQGLSSQETLSEAFNILSDKRLGAVYIYDTEDSNQQQVIGILPFQKIRQQLTKGYK